The Arachis duranensis cultivar V14167 unplaced genomic scaffold, aradu.V14167.gnm2.J7QH unplaced_Scaffold_98708, whole genome shotgun sequence genome has a window encoding:
- the LOC107472431 gene encoding uncharacterized protein LOC107472431, whose product MWKRAFVGAATAAAAALRRPFPSLIRGATSSSSSNSISSAVNSMLLRSLKDHYLEVAKMNMPPKVGPPSPFTIVKGALDSNGPVLKRNYGDEEITIYVMRLAANDDEDGDGGGGGGVIDQLFIHVDVSKPNQNECLMFLCGLYEDALGIHSVSMRPKLQESGGGYLLVPSQYAGPSFA is encoded by the exons ATGTGGAAGAGAGCCTTCGTCGGCGCCGCCACGGCCGCCGCCGCCGCCCTCCGCCGTCCATTCCCCTCGTTAATCCGCGGCGCCACCAGCAGCTCATCGTCCAACTCAATCTCTTCTGCCGTTAACTCGATGCTCCTCCGCTCCCTCAAAGACCACTATCTCGAAGTCGCCAAAATGAACATGCCCCCT AAAGTTGGACCTCCATCGCCGTTCACGATCGTAAAAGGCGCACTCGATTCTAACGGCCCCGTGCTGAAGCGGAACTACGGCGACGAAGAGATCACAATCTACGTCATGCGCTTGGCCGCCAACGACGACGAAGACGGCGacggcggcggcggcggcggaGTCATTGATCAACTGTTCATTCACGTGGATGTGTCGAAACCAAATCAGAACGAATGCTTGATGTTTCTGTGCGGATTATACGAAGATGCTCTGGGGATTCACTCAGTTTCAATGAGACCTAAGCTTCAAGAATCTGGTGGCGGTTACCTCCTCGTTCCTTCGCAATACGCTGGTCCATCTTTTGCGTAA
- the LOC107472432 gene encoding uncharacterized protein LOC107472432 isoform X2 — MKPPSLVSLCIGVIGKHLEDIITDLPEIAIGLPAEIKTAVAAIARRRKLLNDDVLIALADTSWEYLDVSGSDVSDVGLIKAAEVCRSIKALDISRCTKITATGISELVKHCRLLETLRCGGCPRSDHTARRCLSIFKPRLDYVEEDSWEELDTKEISSGAQSLRWLVWPNIDNNSLDEISTECPRIIVNLKSSPFGFMGTQVPWEALRNTVLDDVAVKDIDPKTWRGRGFAVKPASPSPSTSPELSVAEKFRLAFEERDNRLAPKRAKNARQHQRRAVRELMLMSTRAKAMVLASQASKSLHSRSS; from the exons ATGAAGCCTCCAAGTTTGGTTAGCCTATGCATTGGAGTTATTGGAAAACATTTGGAGGATATTATTACGGATTTGCCGGAGATTGCTATCGGTTTGCCAGCTGAGATAaag ACGGCAGTGGCAGCTATTGCGAGACGGAGAAAGTTGTTGAATGATGATGTCCTGATTGCATTAGCTGATACTTCTTGGGAATACCTTGATGTCTCTGGATCAGATGTTTCCGACGTCGGCTTGATTAAAGCAGCCGAAGTATGCAGATCAATTAAAGCTCTGGATATAAG CCGATGTACCAAAATCACTGCTACTGGTATATCCGAACTTGTGAAGCACTGCCGTTTATTAGAGACATTGAGATGCGG AGGGTGTCCGAGGAGCGATCATACAGCTCGGAGGTGCTTGAGTATATTTAAACCGAGGCTGGACTATGTCGAGGAGGATTCCTGGGAGGAGCTCGATACGAAAGAAATTTCAAGTGGCGCGCAATCACTCCGGTGGCTAGTATGG CCAAACATCGACAATAATTCGTTAGACGAGATATCTACCGAGTGTCCGCGGATCATAGTGAACCTGAAGTCATCTCCGTTCGGGTTTATGGGAACTCAGGTTCCTTGGGAAGCGTTACGAAATACTGTATTGGATGATGTGGCTGTGAAGGATATTGATCCCAAGACATGGAGAGGGCGTGGTTTTGCAGTGAAGCCCGCTTCGCCCTCTCCTTCAACCTCCCCTGAATTATCAGTGGCCGAGAAATTCCGGCTCGCCTTTGAGGAAAGGGACAACCGGTTAGCTCCAAAGCGAGCGAAAAATGCACGGCAACACCAGCGTCGCGCAGTGCGAGAGTTGATGTTGATGagcacaagggctaaggcaaTGGTCTTGGCTTCACAAGCAAGCAAGTCTCTTCACAGCAGAAGCTCATAA
- the LOC107472432 gene encoding uncharacterized protein LOC107472432 isoform X1, whose amino-acid sequence MDKGKASKELETSLQNLDLNPQSNVKNKISIATNHHQFQGLLPKKMKPPSLVSLCIGVIGKHLEDIITDLPEIAIGLPAEIKTAVAAIARRRKLLNDDVLIALADTSWEYLDVSGSDVSDVGLIKAAEVCRSIKALDISRCTKITATGISELVKHCRLLETLRCGGCPRSDHTARRCLSIFKPRLDYVEEDSWEELDTKEISSGAQSLRWLVWPNIDNNSLDEISTECPRIIVNLKSSPFGFMGTQVPWEALRNTVLDDVAVKDIDPKTWRGRGFAVKPASPSPSTSPELSVAEKFRLAFEERDNRLAPKRAKNARQHQRRAVRELMLMSTRAKAMVLASQASKSLHSRSS is encoded by the exons ATGGATAAAGGTAAAGCTTCCAAGGAATTAGAAACCTCTCTGCAAAACCTCGATTTGAATCCCCAATCCAACGTCAAGAACAAAATTTCCATTGCAACTAACCACCATCAATTTCAAG GACTACTGCCTAAGAAGATGAAGCCTCCAAGTTTGGTTAGCCTATGCATTGGAGTTATTGGAAAACATTTGGAGGATATTATTACGGATTTGCCGGAGATTGCTATCGGTTTGCCAGCTGAGATAaag ACGGCAGTGGCAGCTATTGCGAGACGGAGAAAGTTGTTGAATGATGATGTCCTGATTGCATTAGCTGATACTTCTTGGGAATACCTTGATGTCTCTGGATCAGATGTTTCCGACGTCGGCTTGATTAAAGCAGCCGAAGTATGCAGATCAATTAAAGCTCTGGATATAAG CCGATGTACCAAAATCACTGCTACTGGTATATCCGAACTTGTGAAGCACTGCCGTTTATTAGAGACATTGAGATGCGG AGGGTGTCCGAGGAGCGATCATACAGCTCGGAGGTGCTTGAGTATATTTAAACCGAGGCTGGACTATGTCGAGGAGGATTCCTGGGAGGAGCTCGATACGAAAGAAATTTCAAGTGGCGCGCAATCACTCCGGTGGCTAGTATGG CCAAACATCGACAATAATTCGTTAGACGAGATATCTACCGAGTGTCCGCGGATCATAGTGAACCTGAAGTCATCTCCGTTCGGGTTTATGGGAACTCAGGTTCCTTGGGAAGCGTTACGAAATACTGTATTGGATGATGTGGCTGTGAAGGATATTGATCCCAAGACATGGAGAGGGCGTGGTTTTGCAGTGAAGCCCGCTTCGCCCTCTCCTTCAACCTCCCCTGAATTATCAGTGGCCGAGAAATTCCGGCTCGCCTTTGAGGAAAGGGACAACCGGTTAGCTCCAAAGCGAGCGAAAAATGCACGGCAACACCAGCGTCGCGCAGTGCGAGAGTTGATGTTGATGagcacaagggctaaggcaaTGGTCTTGGCTTCACAAGCAAGCAAGTCTCTTCACAGCAGAAGCTCATAA
- the LOC107472434 gene encoding uncharacterized protein At2g39795, mitochondrial isoform X3: MWKRAFVGAATAAAALRRPFPSLIRGATSSSSSNSISSAVNSMLLRSLKDHYLEVAKMNMPPKVGPPSPFTIVKGALDSNGPVLKRNYGDEEITIYVMRLAANDDEDGDGGGGGGVIDQLFIHVDVSKPNQNECLMFLCGLYEDALGIHSVSMRPKLQESGGGYLLVPSQYAGPSFADLDESMRDAFHSYIEERGINDLFKFLQAWLYVKEHRNLLRWFKTMGLFIDGKKPPTPSS, from the exons CGCCGCCGCCGCCCTCCGCCGTCCATTCCCCTCGTTAATCCGCGGCGCCACCAGCAGCTCATCGTCCAACTCAATCTCTTCTGCCGTTAACTCGATGCTCCTCCGCTCCCTCAAAGACCACTATCTCGAAGTCGCCAAAATGAACATGCCCCCT AAAGTTGGACCTCCATCGCCGTTCACGATCGTAAAAGGCGCACTCGATTCTAACGGCCCCGTGCTGAAGCGGAACTACGGCGACGAAGAGATCACAATCTACGTCATGCGCTTGGCCGCCAACGACGACGAAGACGGCGacggcggcggcggcggcggaGTCATTGATCAACTGTTCATTCACGTGGATGTGTCGAAACCAAATCAGAACGAATGCTTGATGTTTCTGTGCGGATTATACGAAGATGCTCTGGGGATTCACTCAGTTTCAATGAGACCTAAGCTTCAAGAATCTGGTGGCGGTTACCTCCTCGTTCCTTCGCAATACGCTGGTCCATCTTTTGC AGACTTAGATGAATCCATGAGGGATGCATTTCACAGTTACATAGAGGAGAGAGGAATAAACGATCTCTTCAAGTTTCTACAAGCATGGCTCTATGTTAAAGAACATCGAAATCTATTGCGTTGGTTCAAAACCATGGGCTTGTTCATTGATGGCAAGAAGCCTCCTACGCCTTCCTCCTAA
- the LOC107472434 gene encoding uncharacterized protein At2g39795, mitochondrial isoform X1, translated as MWKRAFVGAATAAAAALRRPFPSLIRGATSSSSSNSISSAVNSMLLRSLKDHYLEVAKMNMPPKVGPPSPFTIVKGALDSNGPVLKRNYGDEEITIYVMRLAANDDEDGDGGGGGGVIDQLFIHVDVSKPNQNECLMFLCGLYEDALGIHSVSMRPKLQESGGGYLLVPSQYAGPSFADLDESMRDAFHSYIEERGINDLFKFLQAWLYVKEHRNLLRWFKTMGLFIDGKKPPTPSS; from the exons ATGTGGAAGAGAGCCTTCGTCGGCGCCGCCACGGCCGCCGCCGCCGCCCTCCGCCGTCCATTCCCCTCGTTAATCCGCGGCGCCACCAGCAGCTCATCGTCCAACTCAATCTCTTCTGCCGTTAACTCGATGCTCCTCCGCTCCCTCAAAGACCACTATCTCGAAGTCGCCAAAATGAACATGCCCCCT AAAGTTGGACCTCCATCGCCGTTCACGATCGTAAAAGGCGCACTCGATTCTAACGGCCCCGTGCTGAAGCGGAACTACGGCGACGAAGAGATCACAATCTACGTCATGCGCTTGGCCGCCAACGACGACGAAGACGGCGacggcggcggcggcggcggaGTCATTGATCAACTGTTCATTCACGTGGATGTGTCGAAACCAAATCAGAACGAATGCTTGATGTTTCTGTGCGGATTATACGAAGATGCTCTGGGGATTCACTCAGTTTCAATGAGACCTAAGCTTCAAGAATCTGGTGGCGGTTACCTCCTCGTTCCTTCGCAATACGCTGGTCCATCTTTTGC AGACTTAGATGAATCCATGAGGGATGCATTTCACAGTTACATAGAGGAGAGAGGAATAAACGATCTCTTCAAGTTTCTACAAGCATGGCTCTATGTTAAAGAACATCGAAATCTATTGCGTTGGTTCAAAACCATGGGCTTGTTCATTGATGGCAAGAAGCCTCCTACGCCTTCCTCCTAA
- the LOC107472429 gene encoding uncharacterized protein LOC107472429, with protein sequence LPAEIKTAVAAIARRRKLLNDDVLIALADTSWEYLDVSGSDVSDVGLIKAAEVCRSIKALDISRCTKITATGISELVKHCRLLETLRCGGCPRSDHTARRCLSIFKPRLDYVEEDSWEELDTKEISSGAQSLRWLVWPNIDNNSLDEISTECPRIIVNLKSSPFGFMGTQVPWEALRNTVLDDVAVKDIDPKTWRGRGFAVKPASPSPSTSPELSVAEKFRLAFEERDNRLAPKRAKNARQHQRRAVRELMLMSTRAKAMVLASQASKSLHSRSS encoded by the exons TTGCCAGCTGAGATAAAG ACGGCAGTGGCAGCTATTGCGAGACGGAGAAAGTTGTTGAATGATGATGTCCTGATTGCATTAGCTGATACTTCTTGGGAATACCTTGATGTCTCTGGATCAGATGTTTCCGACGTCGGCTTGATTAAAGCAGCCGAAGTATGCAGATCAATTAAAGCTCTGGATATAAG CCGATGTACCAAAATCACTGCTACTGGTATATCCGAACTTGTGAAGCACTGCCGTTTATTAGAGACATTGAGATGCGG AGGGTGTCCGAGGAGCGATCATACAGCTCGGAGGTGCTTGAGTATATTTAAACCGAGGCTGGACTATGTCGAGGAGGATTCCTGGGAGGAGCTCGATACGAAAGAAATTTCAAGCGGCGCGCAATCACTCAGGTGGCTAGTATGG CCAAACATCGACAATAATTCGTTAGACGAGATATCTACCGAGTGTCCGCGGATCATAGTGAACCTGAAGTCATCTCCGTTCGGGTTTATGGGAACTCAGGTTCCTTGGGAAGCGTTACGAAATACTGTATTGGATGATGTGGCTGTGAAGGATATTGATCCCAAGACATGGAGAGGGCGTGGTTTTGCAGTGAAGCCCGCTTCGCCCTCTCCTTCAACCTCCCCTGAATTATCAGTGGCCGAGAAATTCCGGCTCGCCTTTGAGGAAAGGGACAACCGGTTAGCTCCAAAGCGAGCGAAAAATGCACGGCAACACCAGCGTCGCGCAGTGCGAGAGTTGATGTTGATGagcacaagggctaaggcaaTGGTCTTGGCTTCACAAGCAAGCAAGTCTCTTCACAGCAGAAGCTCATAA